A single region of the Phycisphaerae bacterium genome encodes:
- a CDS encoding efflux RND transporter periplasmic adaptor subunit, translated as MTANNRDAERPRSWPIGMLYSVRRNQLVVSLALMILLATAFMVGRCSSTDGASHAGGEAVADGSKPTIWTCSMHPNVRLPQFGQCPICFMDLVPVTSDDGDASAARMSLSERARVLARVETTAAEARELTHEIRLVGKVALDETRATYLSSYVAGRIDRLFVDYTGILVRKGDHLAELYSPELLVAQREYLLALARVRQAGGRDRMSPAGGADELPAGPRPADTVLEAARRKLELWGIPSDEIQRLERDGKASDHMRIDAPVTGWVLEKLGYQGMYVETGTRLFTVVDVTRVWVMLDAYESDVQYLRHGQMVEFEAEAFAGRSMKEPISFIDPVLTDSTRTVRVRVNVSNDDMSLRPGMFVRAKVHVELGEGGNVLGNELAGKYVCPMHLEVVRDGPGKCDQCGMALVLAESLGYAASQAGSVKVLSIPVTSVLHTGERAVVYVEHDTEDGPIFEGREVQLGMRAGDWYLVLAGLNEGERVVTRGALQIDSAMQIHAKPSMMQAGNRSSGGDSMGRGASTTALSKAVVSRAVAGAAYHAVAAPVIDGYLELVKSLAADDVARARAALSAISGSAEKAWKSVGTDNESTGALGLPPADAARFSELMKAIGEAATLDADSGIAAIRERLPQVNEPIELYLRTFGHSRATPIYRAFCPMAFDDKGAQWFQADTTINNAYFGSRMLRCGVIQGEIGGDGREKRQ; from the coding sequence ATGACGGCGAATAACCGAGACGCGGAGCGGCCGCGCTCCTGGCCGATTGGGATGCTTTATTCCGTTCGGCGCAATCAATTGGTGGTGAGCCTCGCGCTCATGATCCTGCTTGCCACGGCTTTCATGGTTGGACGATGTTCGTCAACGGACGGCGCGAGTCACGCTGGGGGCGAGGCTGTCGCAGATGGATCGAAGCCAACGATCTGGACCTGTTCGATGCATCCGAACGTTCGCCTTCCGCAGTTCGGTCAGTGTCCGATCTGCTTCATGGATCTGGTGCCGGTCACGTCCGACGATGGCGATGCATCTGCCGCTCGCATGTCGCTTTCGGAACGGGCGCGGGTTCTGGCACGCGTGGAAACGACCGCCGCGGAAGCGCGGGAACTGACGCACGAGATTCGCCTGGTGGGCAAGGTGGCGCTCGATGAAACTCGCGCGACCTATCTCAGCAGTTATGTAGCGGGGCGAATCGATCGGTTGTTCGTCGATTACACCGGCATACTGGTTCGCAAGGGCGACCATCTCGCCGAATTGTACAGTCCGGAACTGTTGGTCGCGCAGCGGGAATACCTGCTGGCGCTTGCCCGGGTCAGACAGGCCGGCGGCCGGGATCGCATGTCGCCGGCGGGCGGAGCGGACGAGTTGCCTGCCGGGCCGCGTCCCGCGGACACGGTGCTTGAGGCCGCCCGTCGAAAGCTGGAATTGTGGGGCATTCCCAGCGATGAAATTCAGCGACTGGAACGCGATGGCAAGGCCTCCGATCACATGCGGATCGATGCGCCGGTGACCGGCTGGGTGCTGGAGAAGCTCGGATATCAGGGGATGTATGTCGAGACGGGAACGCGACTCTTCACAGTGGTTGATGTGACGCGCGTGTGGGTGATGCTGGACGCATACGAATCCGACGTGCAATACCTGCGGCATGGACAGATGGTCGAATTCGAAGCAGAGGCATTCGCGGGACGATCCATGAAAGAGCCGATTTCCTTCATCGATCCGGTGTTAACCGATTCGACTCGGACGGTCAGGGTGCGTGTGAACGTGTCGAATGACGATATGTCGTTGCGCCCGGGGATGTTCGTGCGGGCCAAGGTGCATGTGGAGCTGGGGGAAGGCGGGAATGTGCTTGGAAACGAACTGGCCGGCAAATATGTCTGTCCCATGCATTTGGAGGTTGTCCGAGACGGGCCGGGCAAGTGCGACCAGTGCGGAATGGCGCTGGTGCTGGCGGAGTCGCTGGGATATGCCGCGTCACAGGCCGGGTCGGTGAAGGTGCTTTCAATCCCGGTGACGAGCGTGCTGCATACCGGCGAGCGTGCCGTTGTCTATGTCGAGCACGATACGGAAGACGGGCCGATCTTCGAGGGGCGCGAGGTCCAGCTCGGGATGCGGGCGGGTGACTGGTATCTGGTATTGGCCGGGCTGAACGAGGGCGAACGTGTGGTCACGCGCGGCGCGCTCCAGATTGATTCGGCGATGCAGATTCATGCGAAGCCGAGCATGATGCAGGCTGGGAACCGGTCCAGCGGCGGCGATTCAATGGGACGAGGTGCCTCGACAACGGCACTATCGAAGGCGGTTGTTTCGCGCGCAGTGGCTGGTGCGGCCTATCATGCCGTCGCCGCCCCGGTGATTGATGGATATCTCGAACTTGTGAAGTCGCTCGCCGCAGACGATGTGGCGAGGGCGAGAGCGGCGCTCTCGGCGATCAGCGGATCAGCCGAAAAAGCCTGGAAATCCGTTGGAACGGATAATGAATCGACAGGGGCACTCGGATTGCCTCCTGCCGATGCGGCACGTTTTTCTGAGCTGATGAAGGCAATTGGCGAGGCCGCGACACTTGATGCCGATTCGGGAATCGCGGCAATTCGGGAGCGATTGCCCCAAGTCAATGAGCCGATCGAATTGTATCTCCGCACGTTCGGTCATTCACGGGCGACGCCGATCTACCGGGCCTTCTGTCCCATGGCGTTCGACGACAAGGGCGCGCAGTGGTTTCAGGCTGACACGACCATTAACAACGCATACTTCGGGTCGCGGATGCTCCGCTGCGGCGTCATTCAGGGCGAGATCGGGGGAGACGGAAGGGAGAAGCGGCAGTGA